From Onychostoma macrolepis isolate SWU-2019 chromosome 19, ASM1243209v1, whole genome shotgun sequence, a single genomic window includes:
- the LOC131525729 gene encoding perforin-1-like — translation MGQMQIYLVVFWALLLMTVAGEDDIGSVKECENAPFVPGHNLAGEGFDIVTLERKGSYVIDTEIWDLGNGTCKLRKNKYMNGIKQKLPAAVVDWRALPKCSMKVSSQIYESSEALVNDSSSAISASWKNGLDFKAGGAAFGSTHSWEASFAMKKSKADKYSFTKHEVACHFYRYRVAAKPPLQAEFLEAIKSLPASYDPDAYRNLISTYGTHYTTSVKLGGQMKAITAIKSCEATLSGLTDAAVKDCLDVEASGSHKGATMTAETHFCQEQKKKMHTDEKFSSMFNDRKMEIIGGDKNGEDQLFSSHPNSLKKWVESLKNLPEVVHYSLKPLHFLLTAKHPARKGLKKAVEKYIIQNALMKVCSEPCKIGRKCSPRDRCACVCESSQVIKSNCCPAARGLATLKVHNLRAKGLYGDTFTQTDGTVTVAYDHITRRTQTINDNDNPRWPERFEFGPIKIRMANKITFTVYDADSSWNSDFLGKCYFPLRSGVVRDACAFKYGTFYFIYEVKCAPSLQGPQCNEYRPSPMAAPLADIFSSRNGVLVKDLPRLELALNNSDKFNFKSAFEKMMML, via the exons ATGGGGCAGATGCAGATTTACCTTGTTGTTTTCTGGGCATTGCTTCTCATGACCGTTGCTGGAGAGGATGACATAGGCTCAGTAAAAGAGTGTGAGAATGCTCCCTTTGTTCCAGGACACAATCTCGCTGGAGAGGGATTTGatattgtgaccctggagcgaAAAGGTTCTTATGTGATCGATACAGAAATATGGGATTTAGGAAACGGCACTTGTAAATTGCgcaaaaacaaatacatgaatGGAATAAAACAGAAGCTACCAGCTGCAGTTGTAGATTGGAGGGCCTTGCCAAAGTGTTCAATGAAAGTCTCCAGTCAGATCTATGAATCAAGTGAAGCACTGGTCAATGATTCATCATCAGCAATCTCGGCCAGCTGGAAAAATGGTTTAGATTTCAAGGCAGGTGGAGCTGCATTTGGAAGCACTCATTCCTGGGAAGCAAGTTTTGCAATGAAAAAATCAAAAGCAGACAAATACAGTTTCACCAAACATGAAGTTGCATGCCATTTTTACAG ATATCGTGTAGCTGCAAAGCCCCCTCTTCAAGCAGAGTTTCTTGAAGCGATCAAATCACTCCCTGCATCCTACGATCCAGACGCCTACCGCAACCTGATCTCAACATATGGCACTCACTATACCACAAGTGTCAAGTTAGGAGGGCAAATGAAAGCCATAACAGCCATCAAAAGCTGTGAGGCAACATTGAGTGGCCTTACAGACGCTGCAGTGAAAGACTGTTTGGATGTAGAAGCCTCTGGTTCACACAAAGGAGCAACTATGACGGCAGAGACACATTTTTGTcaagaacaaaaaaagaagatgCACACAGATGAAAAGTTCAGCTCCATGTTCAATGATCGTAAAATGGAAATTATTGGAGGAGACAAAAATGGAGAAGATCAACTTTTTTCATCACACCCAAATTCCCTTAAAAAATGGGTCGAGTCTTTGAAGAATCTCCCTGAAGTTGTGCATTACTCTCTGAAACCCCTCCATTTCTTACTGACTGCTAAACACCCTGCAAGGAAAGGACTGAAGAAAGCTGTTGAAAAATACATCATTCAAAATGCCCTCATGAAGGTTTGCTCTGAGCCTTGCAAGATTGGCAGGAAGTGCAGCCCAAGAGACCGATGTGCTTGTGTTTGTGAAAGTAGTCAAGTTATAAAGTCTAACTGCTGTCCAGCTGCAAGAGGACTTGCGACCCTGAAAGTCCACAATCTCAGAGCCAAAGGTCTGTACGGAGATACATTTACACAAACAGATGGCACTGTAACTGTTGCATATGATCACATAACCAGGCGCACTCAGACTATAAATGATAATGACAATCCACGTTGGCCAGAAAGATTTGAGTTTGGTCCCATTAAGATCAGAATGgctaataaaataacttttacagTATATGATGCAGACAGCTCCTGGAACAGTGATTTCCTTGGTAAATGTTATTTTCCTCTTAGAAGTGGAGTTGTGCGTGATGCTTGTGCTTTTAAATATGGCacattctattttatctatgaAGTGAAATGTGCTCCCAGTCTACAGGGCCCTCAGTGTAATGAATATAGACCTTCTCCAATGGCTGCCCCTCTGGCTGATATTTTCAGCTCAAGAAATGGTGTTCTGGTTAAAGACCTGCCGAGGCTTGAATTAGCTCTCAATAACTCAGATAAGTTCAATTTCAAGAGTGCTTTTGAAAAGATGATGATGCTGTGA